The Lepeophtheirus salmonis chromosome 2, UVic_Lsal_1.4, whole genome shotgun sequence region tcaccaacggtaagcgtctcctgaatgacctgaagagccatggaggaagaatcatcttcttctccgatgagaagaactggactgtcgacggAAGCTACAACATCCAAAATGACGGGTGgtttgccaaggagagagaaaacgtccctgcggtcttcaccacaaagttcccgggctcCATTACAAGGGAGtagaatgctgtcgattctgtGAAAGTCGTGAGGGCATGCAAATCcattaggggcaggatggagaagatggtggctgctgagggaggacatgttgaataaatttattgtttaatatcatgtatgtctaactttttatattaacaaatacactccaaattccatttttatcaagcagtttgaattttaagatagttcaaatttatcgtggacaccctgtagaaaGGGTCATTTTCTTACACATAAATTAAAGGTGTTGCTTCATTTTGTTATAACATAATGACAGTGCATGTATTACTGGTTCCAATATCAATTTTGTATAGTACCATGCAAAAACGTTAGTACCTCTGTATAACAAGGAGCAACACTCGTAGACTCGTTCCAGTACCGAATTTTTTCCCCGTTTTATCCTAGCACTACCATATAGTACCACATAAACTGTCGATGATTAACCGTTAATAAGTATGAATCTAGTTCCCGAAACTAGTGGAAACTTATTGATTATCTTAAAAGTACTTTTAGCTTCTATGTATGTTTGTTCACACTTTATTGTCTTAAGCAGAGCTGTACAGTGTACAATTAATTACGAGGTACGCAAATAAAAATCAGTTTCATTATGtcgaaacaaaaaaagtaagttaaatgatgatttttttacttttcttatttttttcaattaatattttgattgaaaatagagttgtttataatttgatgcaaatttttggatctttttattttttaaaaggaggcttttaaatgttttttgtccTATGGTTCTGCATGTTAACACTAGGATAACATGGGTAGAAATACTTATTCTTTCGAATTTTACAGATTTATCGATTTGAATGAGATTTTAGACTTGAACTCAGAAAGTGACGATGAACAAGTTCTTTATATGGAGCCTCCCGACATCAATGATCTCACTCACAAGGATTCTGGTGATAAAAACTTGGATATAGAATACTGTTTGGATGGACCCTCTCGCAGACAGATATGAGCTCCTGCAGAACTCTGTCCTCACAAGAAGCACACATGAGATTTTTTTACGGAAGACGAAAACTTTTTTGTTAGTTCCAGTTGAGCAGCAAAGCGCCAGAAGACTTCAACcactaataaacaaacaattaagCAATTTATATCGATCAAAACCTCTACAAATTCTAAAATGCTTTCCTTCGACAATTACTCTCATTTTCGAAATTTATCTCCCGTGAAATAGTTTGAgatgtgttttttattaaagatattctCGAACATATGgaaattcaaatgaataaatactcaATCAAGAGAGGTTGGCCAAACGTAGCAGTTGAAATATCTGAATTAAAAGTTTTCATTGTTttgctatattaatattgaGAGGCTATAATCTTCTTGTTCTGGTATAAGTCTATGGATTTATTTAATCAAGGTGCTTCTACTTCGATGAGATCAAACTGATTCAATACAATCAAATAATGTATACATTTCAATACAAGTGATCTGGATATTTCTGACCAATACACAAAACTTCGACTTTTAATCGATAACCTACAAAAAAAGTCATGCTTCATTTTGTACCAACAAGAACTACTTCCCACGATGAAGTAATGGGGGAGTATTTTGGTAAGCAGGGGTGCAAAAGAGCTCTTCGAAACGAGCTTGTTCGATTTGGTTATAAGTTTTGGTGCCAAAATACTTCCAACGTTTATTTATGcgtatttgatatttatcaagTCCGATATAGaattgaaggaaaaaacaaaacaaaaaaataggaaaatgtCCTAtaactatcttttattttattttaatgagaaaaaggcttaagcaaatcattttttttttgataattctttTATTACGTTTTCCTTGTTGAAAGAGGATATGATGGTACTAGTACGTTACACTCGAATCatcttgaaaaaaacttttcctgTAAAATCAGCGCTGTTCATGAATTAAATGGATAGAGGATCATTGGATACTATCATAGGAATCTCTAATGAGTCAAAGTTCCATATTACTAATCGAAAATTAATGCTGTGGTTCCCATCGTATCAACCTTACTTCACAAAGATTGGATCGGAGAAACAactcaaaaaacatatttatgtaaatgtacCCAATGTTATTGAtgtatacaacaaaaaaagtgGTGGTACTGATCGAATGGATGAAAGTATAAATGCTTATAGAATTGGAATTAGATGTAAAAAGTGATTGTGGCCTCTTTTCACATAGATGATTGATGCAAGcattcaaaatgtataaaatctTGCAAGACGTACGGGTAAAACTATGGATCAATAAAAATTCTGTAGAGACAAAGCAATGTATTACCTTTTACGCTTCCAAAATGAAACCAAGTCATCGGGCAAGGTATCCACATCAACCTGGGTAAAAATGGTATATGCTACGATCCAATGCCTCATTTTTTCAATCCACTCCCAATGGAGAAAGACGAAGATGTCCAAGGATATGTGCAATTGGTGGATTCGCTCtaaatgttcaaaatacaaTGTTGATTTATACATTTCACGATTTAAAAACTATCATATTcgttaatattacaatttatttaattattagtagagtatactagtatgagcctgtcCGTTCCACGAACACATAGGGAGGGGAcgcatttggacacaaaatactggtggtaaaataatttaaattttcaaataattaatgttatttttaacttatgTGTATCTATTTGAATCGAATGcaaaagtacctaatttattccagcgcaataatgaaaaaaaaacccagaatgcaaaaaataaataaatttgttagcctcctgggtttgataaaaaaaaggttatgtcCGTCAGAATTACTCACAAACAGGTGTTGTTACTCCCACAGTTACGCATGCTTTGAAGACAACCCATCAAATTGCAAAGATACCAAGTAATCAGTAACAGTAAATAATCAACAGATAGACTACGTAACAATCCGCTCAATATGTatctaaaccaaatttatgaggatttttttttttttgagtttattataataacttttgtaaattaaaccctgATCAACaccatgtcaataaactaacctactccttCCTTGTCAAAAGTAAAGATTGTTTAATACATGCACGAACTACAAATAACTTAGTATTGtgcgtaatatccaatgcttaTGGGGCAtaggtatttcaaaatattggctaagtaatatgtcaaattagttGTACAATGACACTATTTGGCTTtagtgaacaaattaaattattataagtgttcatttgaattgtagcaatccaagacgaattaacttgctaatgcaatctccccttccattcttatttttaatattagagaagagaacaaaaactgttgctaaGCAGAAAAAACGGAGAAGGAGGAAgcagattcaaaagtttatcttattttatttttttactttttttttattcggttccttcatattaatatatatataaacaaaaaagataatataaatgtaagaaTAATACATTCTAGGGCAATTACGtaaagatacataaaaattatataattaaatttagtgcCCCGGAGTTGAACCACATTTACTATAATTATACATGCAGAGCAAATTCATCAAACGAAATAAATTCTCCAAAtgaaatgtaatacataaaatcaaaacgataaaattactatattatGACAAGGTTTTTCTAAGTTCTtgatttttctgttaaaaactcTTCCTTTGTTGGATCCCATAGATTGAATAAACTTGATGACTTCTGATGCTGTGGTACATGTATCCGTTCTTATGTTTGGAATTTTCAGAGATAAGGCCATACATCTTGCAGATGCGGCCAAAGTTATACCCCTCACAATCAGTTCATATGACGTGAGCCTGCTCGCAATAAGAGATTTTGAGTTTAGCAGAGTAAAGTCAATTACTTTGATTTCAGATGAAGCTCCTCTTTTACATCTTGATAGtccaatttttgtatatataagatcaggaaaaattaataaattttatacatgtATCCTAGTGGTACCGTATTGTACCATTTCTCaagaaataattagaaagatactttattttcttcataatcgcatttattatattccaattactttttttttctagtataaAATGGGTTATATGATTGTTTCTAGAACGCCTTAGTCTGACTTTTCAATTTTCCTTTattgaacgattttttttcgTCTCATATTTATGAAAGACCGAACttgtttacttttaaatcaaCCGTCAAGGTCCATCATATTAAACAAAGAtcttacatagatatatatatttcaattaccttgaaattatgaaaatataaaaagtttaaggtcagtctaataaaaatcataacggtgtGAGACCAGTGTAGGGGTTTCAAACCGAACCCAATGCAggtatttattatctattagatTATATTGTGTGTATCCATACATGGTTGGTTGCTTGGTTGGCATAAAAGGGACTCATCCGTCTTTATATTCCTGATAATagagctcatttttttttgtatgtctgTGTGTTGCTATTTTGCAatgcattttttgattgatgaaagtaaaaaaataaaaatacaaacacaaCAAATTGATGGTTTTCTAATGACTTTTTTCGTCTTCTAAATACAACCATGTGTGTGAATGAACAAGAAGAGTTCACTACCTACTACCTAGTATACCATAATATTGGACGGTTGTATGTacgagtaaatataataaacatacttGATAGCTATGACTCTACTACCGGGTGCAGAAAGAAAATCTTTTCCCTTACAATCtaaaactttatcaagatgtatttcagcaaccaataaaaatatctaataggATTTATTGGCTACCTTAatcatagaagaaaaaaaccttgccagcaataatggcttccaggcggtagcagaaggccttgcaccctTAGCgaatgtagtcctcagacatggtaTCCCAGTGGTGGTTGACAGTATCCTTGAGGTttttgatatttgggtgacggaccGTACAGACATGGgttcaacatgcacccaaaaagtgaagtacAGTGAgtagaggggggggggcattttCTTTGGCCGAAAAGACAAGTTATCgttcaaccacttctgggcaTTTTTAGACGCGAATTCAGGTGCACCATCTTGCTGGAACACCACGTGCATGTGCAAGTTTATGTTGGAGATCTCCAACCGCAATGTTAgtttcttgccagcgtccaaaagtgcaCGGACCAAAATTCTTTGGTCACGTTGAGATGGCATTTTCTTTACCTCTAATACACTTAGgaagacctattttttttttagtatttggccATATTCACAAAAATCTAGATTCATGTAGCACAAACAAAGTGTAAAGGTTTTTTTCTGCACCCGGTACGTATagacatatataaaatagatacagttaattttgaaatgttgaaaaatttgaCGTTAATGGTAATGCAACaaccgcaaaaaaaaaaatgttgatcatAATAGTATATGAtatcatgttttaattttttacccttatgaataatttatgtaaacataTCTACATACTTTTTTCCATTCACCCACcctctatgtatgtacattttacattCTTATGAAGGAATAATATCATAGAACAGTACAAATTATGACTTATAACCCAATTAGGTCCTTGTTGAACACAGGGTTGAATTGTACAGGTTGGTCCATTCTCCTTGTAGTGGGCTTCTTCAGGGCCCCTTCAGAGTATTTTTTCGGACCAAAAATACGGGCTCTAAAAGTGAGGGCATGTTTTGCCCAAGATATCCGGGACTTTTTAGGCCTTATAGTGTGGTGCACTGTCTTCTTGGAAGGGAAACTAAATTAAACTGTGTAAAACCAGAACCAATACAAGGACTTGCTTGATCCGCAAGAGGTTGTCCGTGCATGTTAAATCTTCTGGGGACGTGTGGCCATGGTTACCAAGAGAGATGGATCTCAtaagaaataattgaatgacATGAAATgtagctttaaaataaataataagtatgttGTTCCCCACCTTCCTTCCAGTTCGTTCGTTTGTAGTCTTTAATGAGTTGTCCAAATTATCTGGAACACCTTATAGATATAGATCGGAGTAATTTCTACCTATATATGTCTTCACTGCTAAATACGGAGTGAGAGTTGAGGTTATTTCGTTCTTCCTTCACTCATGGCTGCTCACAGCAAacttaataaaacgtcatgacatttaagctgctctccttccaaataatattaaaattgtcagatttacaattacttttttttttaaagtacggGTAAGACATAGTTTTACAACTATTTATATAGTAATTGCTATTGTGTGGGACATATATATGAAGCTGGGATTCCGGTTCGCCTAAATACTTATTTCATGACGACGGTTTTGAGAGTGGAAGAATCTGAGAACATCGTTTTCATCTGAAATAACTATAAACTATAACTTGTAGAAGCAAATCCTACAAACTAAGGAgaggaattaatttttacacACTAAATAAACTCATTTTCCCTCCTTTTATAAGTAATAGTAATTATGCAAATTAATTTCCTGTGTGGACTAGATACTTTTTGaatctgaataaaataaatatagcaaCGTTTTGGAAAACAAATCCCTATCGGCTGGCTTTCAGCTCATATTTTTCTTGTCATGGAATGAATaagtaaagttttataaaatgattacgattttgaataatttattgacatCTTAGGATCTAGAGAACAAGCTCTAGAATAGTGCTTCTCATTTATTCTCTGGAATATCGGGTAGGCTACAAGGAAAACGGGGTTTCACCTCTTACTTGTCGTATCGTGTACACGTCTAATATATGTGGAAACTTAGTACAGGAACATAGTGACTTGTACAATCTTCCAATACAGTTTCAACTCGTACAAAATGTCAAGTTGCATAAATTGAACATGAAGAAGATAAAGATACAGGATGAATAGATTTTACATAACAATATTATctgatttaatttgaatattgacCCTTAATTGTTTTCCACAACTCTTCAACATAATGTAATCCTCTGTTTAAGAGCAGGTCTGAATATATGAAGACAGTAGATATGACTATATTAACAATTGTTTACTTGCTAATTGATAatgacaataattaaaatacttcataattaatgctaaaaatatattttttgtcatatttgccaattaataaaaatatttatctttcaaattgaataatacattttccttttaatacaattttggaTTGTAAATGAGTCCAGCATCCGTTATTAAGAACTTTCTTTGAAGTTTCAATGTATAATCAAGTGAAGCATAGGGCTCAGGGCAGCActcataaatttttaacttcaattcTTTCATTACATCCAGTGTTTTGATTGGGCAAAGTTTCACAAATTCGCTTATATCAACAGGATCTTTGAACTGGACCAACTCCATCATATCGTTATCAAACGTCCAAGAACCATACTTTATAGTACATTCATTAACAGCCCAGATGTCAGTTAAATTAGCATTGTCACAGTCAATTCTAAGCTTTGTATCAGGAACATATAGGATCTTACCATTTGAGTAAACTATAGCATTGAACTCTTCTTGAATTTCTGTGATATCCTTTCTAAATGGAAAATACAACTATTAATTTGTTATCATtggtaaatatacataatatgagtACAGATAGGAGGGACAGGCATTGAAAGTCTCCCCTCTCCCagtttatatttaacaaatgatGTAGATGATCTTAAAATTTACTTGATATATGGCACAATGTCTGGcttccataatttattaattggtaCTCGTAATTGATTGATTCCTTCATGATCTTCTGGAGTCCAGACTAGTCTATCATCCATCCAGGACATATGAACCCACATTCGACCTTCAAGAACTCCATCCAGAGATAAATCCATGCAAAGAGGGCTGGCACTAAACTCAACTTTCCCAATGGACGTAGGAGTTCCAGGATGAACGGAGAGGTCATAGTCCGAGAAGAGTTTCTTCACTAATTCCCCTTGAGGACTTCCATAGGAGACTCGGAGAAAAAACAATGAGAGAagtaaaatcattttgttatccATGTTAACAACTCAATCTGTTAGTGGCTCTTGTTTGTGAGGACAcagctatttatatatgtagtgaAATACTATAATCATATGCTGATCCACTTgaaaaaatatgcttaataGATTGTATCCTTATTATAATCAGTTAACTCTATATTCCCTTGctgtatgatatatattatatattcaatcaatgttatttttaaccCATAGAATGAAGAATTTTAGTTATTGTCAAAATTTCGgagtgattatttatttttcaattgattaaattgattttgCTAGCTCTATTGTAGTTATTCCTCCTTCTCAAATGCTACATAAATTAGATTAAGTAATACATTTTACAGTGTGAGAGGTAAAATTGCCGCTTGACCTCAAATCATTCAGGATTACTTTaggatgaatattttaaaatattaggtagcgttattgatgaaaaatcaacagttgtcagcACAGAGGCGAAAATGGAAAGGGTGTCTAATTTGTTCAAAGCCAAAGTGAGTATCCATGAGATCATGAAGGTGGCTTCAAAAGCCTTGAGACGTCCCATAGCACACGCCGGAATATTGGAATAATGGAGGATGGGGTCACTGCAAACACCAGAAGTCTGGCCAAGTCGATGAGGCAGCATGCCAAAGCAATCAATGTCGTTATTGGACTGTGCGGAGTTAATTCAAGGATTTGGGGGAGGCCTCTTATGTACGACGACATTCGAAACTTCTTTCTACAGAAGCAAATAAAGGCCATAAATTGTTTAATTGGTTATTGCATAATAGGTCAATAGTTTGCATCTCTTCACAGACTCTTCACCCTCCAACTATTTGATTTGGGCGTAGTTGTTAAAATAGCCTATACTACCCCTCACCGAAATTTAGATGCCCTCCTGACTTCTGTCCAGCAGTAGGGGACGCACATGCCTGAGGCCTTCATCAATAAGTTCTGAAGCACATTTAGGCCCAGGTTGAAGACCATGGTAGAAGccaaaggaaatttttttgaaaaaaagaaagataaatcaataaagaagtctgtGATAAAGCCTTAATGTTgtactccttttcattcttACAAACATTTACAATAATTGTTTGTTATCAAAAGCTACATAATTTTACCTCGCACACTGAAGAATGAAATGGAATATTCATATCCATTGgttataaaagataattcataaAAAGCTTTTCATTTAACCCTCTACATATTACTTACCCTTCAAATCCTAAGGTGAATCAAATTTGCCTATTGGTAAAGAGTTTCTATGGGATTGAGTTCGGCATACTGGCTAAGCCACTCTGTGACTTGTTTGAGCCACTACTTTGTTGTCTTTGAACAATGTTTTACGTTATTGTCGTACAGGAAGACCAATTTAACCACCcaattttaaaaacttctaTTAAGGGGGGGAAGGGGAAATTTAGGCAAAGATTTCACAGTACATGGccctgaaaaaaacaacaaccaggGCTTACAAGATCGTGCATTTTTGACATAGAAATGGGAGATTTGCATACCTTAGGATATTTAATGGGCTAAAGAGTCAAGGattgacattttttactttcttgAAGAAACTTGGGTTATTTTGAATGTTAATTAACATGAGATATGCACTGGAACTTAAATAAATCGTGCAATTGGTCGGCTAACATTCATAAGACAAATAGTTAAGCAGGAATACAAAGATAAAAGCTCAACTAACCAGCTTAATAGTACTAAATagcattcccccccccctttttttttatccaaggCAAAAAAAGTATCAAGATGCAAGGTAAAAACGGCAGAAGACGGAAATGTAACAATATGCACAAAGTGGACACGTTCAAGGCAAAAATGATCCATtgcagaacatattttatatgtccTGCTCTGAGGGGTGGAGGTTGTCACCCTAGATTTCTTGTGCATCTGGGCCATTCCCATCTTTTTTTCACAGCGGTGAAGTCGTCCCTTCCCCTTAACAGAGAAATAGCCCTAAAACATAATGTTCAAAATCGGGATGGTAATCTTGGGGTTGTATATAGGATTTTcctttctattaatatttttttctttatgtaatgtatatcacttttaaaataaatcaaatacttacttttttcactgtatttataattgatcaaataaataatatttcattaggaAATTCTCCAAATTTTGGAGTAATCATATATGTAATTGCTTAGTTTGTATTGATTTTGCTTGCCAAATGTTAGTTTTATCTCCTTCTCAAATGTCACATAAATgacattcattaatttatccTAGTAAATAGAATGATATACCGTTTTGGACGGtataaaaggatattttgtaAACAGCAATTTATTTAACCCTCATctactttaatttcaaattttaatattaatatattccaaGGGTATCTTAAATAccccacacaaaaaataatcatatgaaaattgaaataagtGATATATATCTACTTCATATCAATGTATCagtatttataaacaatttgagtattttacaactttaaatCTCCTCTATTATCCTTCCAAAATGTGTTTATTGATTGTAATATTGAgcatatataataatcatatttatcaaGACCTTGAAGTTAATATTTCtgattaattaaatagatattatttaattttttttaaggaataacaTAAAAGTATTTCTAGAATCTTCCTATGATATGAGATTTAGAACAGGAATTAGGAATTACTTCCTAATTAGGATTTTGCAAGCCCCaaatgtttgaattattttactttgaatcttaaatataattaataaagaagtgAAAATGTGTTCATTTAACAATTGCTTCCTTCCAAGGTTAACCATTATTTCCTTCGAcacctaaaatttaaatttcagcatcaacaattttttttgtttttgttttcattataatccGAAGAAGTTGCattgttattcaatatcaatcattcttatagtttaaatttaatatttcggaCAAAACACatcataataaaagtataaatatttataatcacacgcaactataaaaatctaaaaagaacactttaaaatttcaataaaaacgaCGATAAAGTTATGAAACTAGAAAATAAACACActgaatactttataaaaaataagtaaaaataaaacaaccaaCCAACTAACAAAAACAACCAACCACCTAACAAGAATAACTAATCAACTAACAGAAACAACGAACCAACTAACAGAAACAATTAACCaaccaataaaaacaaaaccttAGTACAATTTTTGCCACTTTTGAACCTcctgttttttcttaaaacctTGAGTATGATTTTTGAATGGATTGCAGTGTCCGTATCAAGGAATcaaattttcttcttccttcattgCAACTTATGCTCATCTGGGAGGAGAAGTAGCCTTATAAACTACCTATGTAATCACCAggcttttgtaaaaattgattcttttttgcAAAGTCAAGGATATCCAACctctaattataaattgaattttttaattcaggGTCAACCGATTGGAGTCCGCCTCACCATATTTTTCTCATACTAAATCTAGTACTTCAATTTAGTTCTTAATAGGGCAGCCCATAGTTTTATCTGTTATCTGTGGACACCATACGCCTAAAGAAAGAATATctgtttttctcaatttatttccaGTCCTAATTTATCTCCGAATTTCGTAAAGAGGTTCATTACTATTTCAATCCTTTTCAGAGTTTGCTTCAAGCATAATGGCTATGTCAGCCgcatataaatcaataaaatgtttGGTGCTGTGAAGTTGTATTCTAAAGCCTCCATACTTTTTTTGATGATGGGTTCGAACAAGCTTTTAACACCAAAATGAAGAGTAAATTAATCAAACTACAACCTTGGAGACaacttcttttcaaataaataagctTGCTTTAAATATCACCAAGCCTCACAAAGGATGTTGTTACCTTATAAAGCATTGTGCGAAtgggattaaaatatttttttgataaaaaacttatcaccgctttaaaaataaaagaaaatgctAAGGAGTGGAATGTTTTACTAAAATCTATAGAAGTTATTGCTCCAAAGAGTTCCTTTTTTGTACCGATTCGATTACAGTCTgcatattttgagaaatataggAGATATTCttcttgttcaaaaaatttg contains the following coding sequences:
- the LOC121113713 gene encoding neuronal acetylcholine receptor subunit alpha-3 encodes the protein MDNKMILLLSLFFLRVSYGSPQGELVKKLFSDYDLSVHPGTPTSIGKVEFSASPLCMDLSLDGVLEGRMWVHMSWMDDRLVWTPEDHEGINQLRVPINKLWKPDIVPYIKKDITEIQEEFNAIVYSNGKILYVPDTKLRIDCDNANLTDIWAVNECTIKYGSWTFDNDMMELVQFKDPVDISEFVKLCPIKTLDVMKELKLKIYECCPEPYASLDYTLKLQRKFLITDAGLIYNPKLY